GAGCCGTACATAGACTCCTCTATCTCCGTGGCCTGCTCCTCTAGCATCTCCTGTTTCAGCTCTTCCCAATCACCACCTAGGTCAATGTTTGCATTTATATCCGATTTGCAGCTTCAATCCGCTTTTTCCTGTCACGCAATGTATCTTCCATGTTTAGACTCTACGTTTGTGATCTCATTAGAATAGTAATATCCTGCAAACGCAGGATCTGCTAGCTCAGAAATCTACAACGACGACGCCACTTCCAGTGGGTTGAAACGCCTTAATCCTTCGATGCCATCAAAAGCCTTGTCCGCGCTAATGATGCCGTCCATGCCATTAACAATCGCCACTGCGGCATGAATGGCATCTCGAGATTGTAGACGAGGATATCTCTCAAAAAGGTGTATCGCTAACGATACCTCGCTTGTGGTAACAGGTACTACAGACCCAAA
This sequence is a window from SAR202 cluster bacterium. Protein-coding genes within it:
- a CDS encoding type II toxin-antitoxin system VapC family toxin; translated protein: MKLIDANMVIYAVGLDHPLREPSLKIIEHSLENTDGYAIDAETIQEILYVFDYRHQKKFGIEIAEKLLGMFGSVVPVTTSEVSLAIHLFERYPRLQSRDAIHAAVAIVNGMDGIISADKAFDGIEGLRRFNPLEVASSL